Proteins from a single region of Flavobacterium sp. YJ01:
- a CDS encoding LUD domain-containing protein produces MSSKGEILKRIKANQPELVSELPDLNLLGSEQFDILETYKTVLKGIGGDPVEVASYGEIINYIKFNYNLEKRLITTLPELSEIASLDWKTVDPHSLQDVELTVVKAHFGVAENSGLWVTDDILGQRVAPFIAQYLAIVVHKKDLIPTMQQAYQRIGNMEYGFGTFIAGPSKTADIEQSLVLGAHGARGLIVFLLD; encoded by the coding sequence ATGAGTAGTAAAGGCGAAATTTTAAAAAGAATAAAAGCAAATCAGCCAGAATTGGTTTCAGAACTGCCAGATTTAAATCTTTTAGGTTCAGAACAATTTGATATTTTAGAAACTTATAAAACGGTTTTAAAAGGAATTGGTGGCGATCCTGTTGAAGTTGCGAGTTATGGCGAAATTATAAATTACATCAAATTCAATTATAATCTCGAAAAACGATTAATTACAACGCTTCCAGAACTTTCTGAGATTGCTTCTTTAGATTGGAAAACAGTCGATCCGCATTCGTTACAAGATGTTGAATTAACAGTTGTAAAAGCGCATTTTGGAGTTGCAGAAAACAGCGGACTTTGGGTAACAGATGATATTTTAGGTCAGCGTGTCGCGCCTTTCATAGCGCAATATTTAGCAATTGTAGTTCATAAAAAAGATCTTATTCCAACAATGCAGCAAGCGTATCAAAGAATTGGAAACATGGAATATGGTTTCGGAACTTTCATCGCAGGTCCATCAAAAACAGCAGATATTGAACAATCTTTAGTTCTTGGTGCTCACGGCGCGAGAGGATTGATTGTGTTTCTATTAGATTAA
- a CDS encoding DUF1349 domain-containing protein, whose translation MKTFFYNALIILSLFLASCNNKNEGPKTTMTEEIKSDSAIVNGSPCDIKLSNIHFTKAINGADTLIKTETNEKIVFKAGEKSDYFSDPDGKLSNTTAPMLLSKVDNTKPFTLVSKVTPQFTEKGLYNAGVLYIYVNDSFYQKFCFEQDERGNHRIVTVRTMGTSDDNNHDVVKQPSVYMKISSDTKTVASYYSLDKKNWQMVRLYKNNYPKEIWMGISTQCPMDKGTQSIFEEINLEEKSVSDFRLGI comes from the coding sequence ATGAAAACATTTTTTTACAACGCTCTTATTATCCTAAGCCTTTTTTTAGCTAGCTGTAATAATAAAAATGAAGGCCCGAAAACAACTATGACAGAAGAAATAAAATCAGATTCGGCAATTGTTAATGGTTCTCCTTGCGATATTAAATTGTCAAATATCCATTTTACAAAAGCAATAAATGGTGCCGACACTTTAATTAAAACAGAAACAAATGAAAAAATCGTTTTTAAAGCTGGCGAAAAATCAGATTATTTTTCTGATCCTGATGGAAAATTATCTAATACAACAGCTCCAATGCTTTTATCAAAAGTAGATAATACCAAACCTTTTACGCTTGTTTCTAAAGTAACACCACAATTTACAGAGAAAGGCTTATACAATGCTGGAGTTCTATACATTTATGTAAATGACAGTTTTTACCAAAAATTCTGTTTTGAACAGGACGAAAGAGGCAACCATAGGATTGTAACTGTTCGCACGATGGGAACTTCTGATGATAATAATCATGATGTTGTAAAACAGCCTTCAGTATATATGAAAATATCTTCGGACACTAAAACGGTTGCAAGCTATTATTCTCTTGATAAAAAGAACTGGCAAATGGTGCGTTTGTACAAAAACAATTATCCTAAAGAAATCTGGATGGGAATTAGCACACAATGCCCTATGGATAAAGGAACACAAAGTATTTTTGAAGAAATCAATTTAGAAGAAAAAAGTGTTTCTGATTTCCGTTTAGGAATTTAA
- a CDS encoding YegP family protein, producing the protein MGKFVITTRTNGEFQFNLKAGNGQTILTSEGYTTKAACNNGIESVKTNAGDDNRYDRKEAKNGKPYFNLKAGNGQIIGSSEMYESTSARENGIESVKKNAPDATIDDQTA; encoded by the coding sequence ATGGGAAAATTTGTAATTACTACTAGAACCAATGGAGAGTTTCAGTTCAATTTGAAAGCTGGTAATGGCCAGACAATTTTAACAAGCGAAGGCTATACAACAAAAGCTGCTTGCAATAACGGAATCGAATCTGTAAAAACAAATGCAGGCGACGATAATCGTTATGACAGAAAAGAAGCGAAAAACGGAAAACCATATTTTAACTTAAAAGCTGGAAATGGACAAATTATAGGTTCTAGCGAAATGTACGAAAGCACTTCTGCAAGAGAAAACGGAATTGAATCTGTTAAGAAAAATGCTCCAGATGCAACAATTGATGATCAAACAGCATAA
- a CDS encoding (Fe-S)-binding protein, with protein MKIGLFIPCYVDQFYPKVGIATYELLQKLGCDVHFPMGQTCCGQPMANSGYAHLTKGCDANFIANFSGFDYIVCPSGSCVLHVKDHLHDEKQEEKATAIRNTVYELTEFITDVLKIDHIDGKFPFKVGMHVSCHGQRGLKLSQMSELNAPFFSKPEQLLHNIEGLDLVALTRKDECCGFGGTFCVTEEAVSVKMGQDRIKDHESHDVDYITGGDMSCLMHLDGILKRQKSRIKTIHIAEILNSLEN; from the coding sequence ATGAAAATTGGACTTTTTATACCTTGTTATGTCGACCAATTTTACCCAAAAGTAGGAATTGCAACCTACGAATTACTTCAAAAATTAGGCTGTGATGTGCATTTCCCAATGGGACAAACCTGTTGCGGACAACCTATGGCAAACAGCGGTTATGCACATTTGACAAAAGGTTGCGATGCTAATTTTATCGCCAATTTCTCTGGATTTGATTATATCGTTTGTCCTTCTGGAAGTTGCGTTTTACATGTCAAAGATCATTTGCATGACGAAAAACAAGAAGAGAAAGCAACAGCAATACGAAATACAGTTTACGAACTTACAGAGTTTATAACAGACGTTTTAAAAATCGATCATATCGACGGAAAATTTCCGTTTAAAGTCGGAATGCACGTAAGCTGTCACGGTCAGCGTGGTTTAAAGCTTTCGCAGATGTCTGAATTAAACGCGCCATTTTTCTCAAAACCAGAACAATTATTGCACAATATAGAAGGCCTTGATTTAGTTGCTCTTACGAGAAAAGACGAATGCTGTGGTTTCGGTGGAACTTTCTGTGTAACCGAAGAAGCGGTTTCTGTAAAAATGGGACAAGATCGTATTAAAGATCACGAAAGTCATGATGTGGATTATATTACAGGAGGTGATATGTCTTGCTTAATGCATTTGGATGGAATTCTAAAAAGACAAAAAAGTAGAATCAAAACCATCCACATTGCCGAAATACTAAATTCACTCGAAAACTAA
- a CDS encoding TIM barrel protein, whose translation MLIGSNHIESHNEDLIKKHQNKLVFTASEINDTEAIIQKLIDFQIAIPSWALGTGGTRFGRFAGGGEPRSIEEKIEDVGLLHKLNNASGAISLHIPWDIPTDYNAIKTLAGQHGLKFDAMNSNTFQDQASAEHTYKYGSLQNVNKAVRKQAIAHNIEVIKHGIELGSESLTVWLADGSNFPGQLNFRRAYQNTLESLEEIYDALPSNWKLFLEYKCAEPNFYSTTVADWGQSYSYVQKLGDKAKTLVDLGHHLPNANIEQIVSILLMDNKLGGFHFNDSKYGDDDLTAGALKPYQLFLIFNELVEGMDARGMNHAKDLGWMIDASHNIKDPLEDLLQSVEAIMIAYAQALSVDRKALEQAQEENDVVKAQEILQNAFRTDVRALVAEARLRSGAALNPVALYRSLQVRQNLIEERGLKTMATGL comes from the coding sequence ATGTTAATCGGATCAAACCACATCGAATCTCATAACGAAGATTTAATCAAAAAACACCAGAATAAATTAGTTTTTACAGCTTCAGAAATCAATGATACAGAAGCGATTATTCAGAAATTAATCGATTTTCAAATTGCAATTCCATCTTGGGCTTTAGGAACAGGAGGAACAAGATTTGGACGTTTCGCTGGAGGAGGAGAACCTCGTTCTATTGAAGAAAAGATAGAAGATGTTGGTTTGCTTCACAAATTAAACAATGCTTCTGGCGCAATTTCACTTCATATTCCGTGGGATATTCCAACAGATTATAATGCTATCAAAACATTAGCAGGACAGCACGGATTGAAGTTTGATGCTATGAACTCGAATACTTTTCAAGATCAAGCAAGCGCGGAACATACTTACAAATACGGTTCTTTACAAAACGTAAATAAAGCGGTTCGTAAACAAGCAATTGCACATAATATTGAAGTAATTAAACACGGAATCGAATTAGGATCTGAATCTTTAACAGTTTGGTTAGCAGATGGTTCTAATTTTCCTGGACAATTAAACTTCAGACGCGCCTACCAAAATACATTAGAAAGTTTAGAAGAAATCTATGATGCATTGCCTTCAAACTGGAAATTATTTTTAGAATACAAATGTGCTGAACCTAACTTCTATTCTACAACTGTAGCAGATTGGGGACAGTCTTATTCTTATGTTCAAAAATTAGGAGACAAAGCAAAAACACTTGTTGATTTAGGGCATCATTTACCAAATGCAAACATCGAACAAATTGTTTCTATTTTGTTGATGGATAACAAATTAGGCGGTTTCCACTTTAATGATTCAAAATACGGTGATGACGATTTAACAGCTGGTGCATTAAAACCATATCAATTATTCTTGATTTTTAATGAATTGGTTGAAGGAATGGATGCAAGAGGAATGAACCACGCCAAAGATTTAGGTTGGATGATCGATGCTTCTCATAACATCAAAGATCCTTTAGAAGATTTATTGCAATCTGTTGAAGCGATTATGATTGCTTACGCACAAGCACTTTCTGTTGACAGAAAAGCTTTAGAACAAGCGCAAGAAGAAAATGACGTGGTAAAAGCGCAAGAAATTTTGCAGAATGCTTTCCGTACAGATGTTCGCGCGTTAGTTGCTGAAGCTCGTTTACGTTCTGGAGCTGCGTTAAACCCTGTAGCATTATATCGTTCGCTTCAAGTAAGACAAAATCTTATCGAAGAAAGAGGTTTAAAAACAATGGCAACTGGATTATAA
- a CDS encoding lactate utilization protein B translates to MSSEKIIQHSEAATKFNKDVERVNWHDETLWFVRAKRDKSAHQIADWELLRETASQIKFNVLSNIHDYLVEFEANAQRNGVIVHWAADAKEHNEIVHSIMAKHDVKQMVKSKSMLTEECHLNDYLAEKGIEVIDSDLGEYIVQLRKEPPSHIVLPAIHLKKEDVSETFHEHLGTEKGNFNPQYLTESARHSLRNTFLTRKVALTGVNFAVAETGEFVVCTNEGNADMGAHLADVHIACMGFEKLIPKREHLGVFLRLLARSATGQPITTFSSHFKKPRDGKEMHIVIVDNGRSTQLGREDFRNSLKCIRCGACMNTCPVYRRSGGHSYHNAVAGPIGSILAPNLDMSKNADLPFASTLCGSCTNVCPVKIDIHDQLYKWRQVLVKEGHTPTAKTVAMKTMATVLANPTVFNIAGKSGRFVMKNIPGMVNNKMNKWYDQREMPDVPEESFREWYKKNSRESKEKGNE, encoded by the coding sequence ATGTCATCAGAAAAAATAATACAGCATAGCGAAGCCGCAACAAAGTTCAATAAAGATGTAGAGCGTGTCAATTGGCACGATGAAACACTTTGGTTTGTTCGTGCTAAAAGAGATAAATCAGCTCATCAAATAGCAGATTGGGAATTGCTTCGCGAAACGGCTTCTCAAATAAAATTTAACGTACTTTCTAACATTCACGATTATTTAGTTGAATTTGAAGCGAATGCGCAACGAAACGGTGTCATTGTGCATTGGGCAGCCGATGCTAAAGAACATAACGAAATTGTGCATTCTATCATGGCAAAACATGATGTAAAGCAGATGGTTAAATCTAAATCGATGCTTACAGAAGAATGTCATTTAAATGATTATTTAGCCGAAAAAGGAATAGAAGTAATCGATTCTGATTTAGGAGAATATATTGTACAGCTTAGAAAAGAACCGCCAAGCCATATTGTGCTTCCGGCGATTCACTTAAAAAAAGAAGATGTAAGTGAAACTTTCCACGAACACTTAGGTACAGAAAAAGGAAATTTCAATCCACAATATTTAACGGAATCGGCTCGTCATAGTTTGAGAAATACTTTCTTGACTAGAAAAGTAGCTTTGACTGGAGTTAATTTTGCTGTTGCAGAAACAGGCGAATTTGTAGTTTGTACGAATGAAGGAAATGCCGATATGGGCGCGCATTTAGCAGACGTTCACATCGCTTGTATGGGATTCGAGAAACTAATTCCGAAAAGAGAACATTTAGGTGTTTTCTTGCGATTATTGGCAAGAAGTGCTACGGGGCAACCTATTACAACTTTTTCAAGCCATTTCAAAAAACCAAGAGACGGAAAAGAAATGCACATCGTAATTGTAGACAACGGAAGAAGTACACAATTAGGAAGAGAAGATTTTAGAAATTCGCTAAAATGTATTCGCTGTGGAGCGTGTATGAACACTTGTCCTGTTTATAGACGAAGCGGTGGACATAGTTATCATAATGCGGTTGCGGGACCAATTGGTTCTATTTTGGCGCCAAATTTAGATATGAGCAAAAATGCCGATCTGCCTTTTGCAAGTACGCTTTGCGGTTCATGTACCAATGTTTGTCCAGTAAAAATTGATATTCATGATCAATTGTACAAATGGCGTCAGGTTTTGGTAAAAGAAGGGCATACACCGACAGCTAAAACTGTAGCAATGAAAACGATGGCAACGGTATTGGCAAATCCAACAGTTTTTAATATTGCTGGAAAATCTGGACGATTCGTAATGAAGAATATTCCAGGAATGGTCAATAATAAAATGAATAAATGGTACGATCAGCGCGAAATGCCAGATGTTCCAGAAGAATCTTTTAGAGAATGGTACAAGAAAAATTCGCGAGAATCTAAAGAAAAAGGAAATGAGTAG
- a CDS encoding copper resistance protein NlpE N-terminal domain-containing protein has translation MKKILILTAVFAQLFVSCNSKKQAETDEIVKKDSIENQIEREETDNILVFEGLLPCADCSGIETILRIDRLNNKYELSSIYKGKSPERTSKEKGNLNTERGLENDPDGTIYVLNWDKPQNKQTYYGYFSKNPEKIYMLDRNKKVIKSKLDYSLELNE, from the coding sequence ATGAAAAAGATATTAATTCTTACCGCAGTTTTTGCTCAATTGTTTGTATCATGTAATTCTAAAAAGCAAGCCGAGACAGATGAAATTGTAAAAAAAGATTCAATAGAAAATCAAATTGAAAGAGAAGAAACAGATAATATTTTGGTTTTTGAAGGATTACTGCCATGCGCAGATTGTTCTGGAATCGAAACGATTTTGAGAATTGATCGTTTGAATAATAAATACGAACTTTCTAGTATTTACAAAGGAAAATCTCCAGAACGAACATCTAAAGAAAAAGGAAACCTTAATACAGAAAGAGGCTTAGAAAATGATCCAGATGGTACAATTTATGTTTTAAATTGGGACAAACCGCAAAATAAACAAACGTATTATGGTTATTTCAGTAAAAATCCAGAAAAGATTTATATGCTCGATAGAAATAAAAAAGTGATAAAATCAAAATTAGATTATTCTTTAGAACTAAATGAATAA
- a CDS encoding helix-turn-helix transcriptional regulator has product MNTFLEQKFEIGESNDIEMYKQFVANYVKIEQCVAVLSDYQADCSYIFAGNFGSVFGLPNESSVIDSAFEECIFTKINPEDLVERHVLELNFYEFLKGIPKEEYSNYSTLSRLRMKDSVEKCSYINHRTIYLKTFSNGSISLALCLYAPSTDLQFKNGIDGKIFNIQTGEVIEAEKYKNKAEAILSKREIEVLNSVAKGNKSEQIAAEMHISVYTVRRHRQNIIEKLKVTNTAEAVQTAYVLGLISF; this is encoded by the coding sequence ATGAATACGTTTTTAGAACAAAAGTTTGAGATTGGAGAATCTAACGACATAGAAATGTACAAACAATTTGTCGCAAATTATGTCAAAATTGAGCAATGTGTGGCAGTTTTGTCTGATTATCAAGCTGATTGCAGTTATATATTTGCAGGAAATTTTGGTTCTGTTTTCGGACTTCCAAATGAAAGTTCTGTGATTGACTCTGCTTTTGAAGAATGTATTTTTACTAAAATCAATCCAGAAGATTTGGTTGAACGCCATGTCTTAGAACTTAATTTTTATGAGTTTTTAAAGGGAATTCCGAAAGAGGAATATTCCAATTACAGTACATTGAGTAGATTAAGAATGAAAGATTCGGTTGAGAAATGTTCTTACATCAATCATCGCACCATTTACCTTAAAACTTTCAGCAACGGAAGTATTTCTCTTGCCTTATGTTTATATGCACCTTCAACAGATTTACAATTTAAAAACGGCATTGACGGAAAAATTTTCAATATTCAAACAGGAGAAGTTATTGAAGCTGAAAAGTATAAAAATAAAGCGGAAGCTATTCTTTCTAAAAGAGAAATAGAAGTTTTAAATAGTGTTGCAAAAGGAAATAAAAGCGAACAAATTGCCGCAGAAATGCATATTTCAGTTTATACCGTTCGACGTCACAGACAAAATATTATTGAAAAGTTGAAAGTAACTAATACTGCAGAAGCAGTTCAAACGGCTTATGTTCTTGGGCTGATTTCTTTTTAG
- a CDS encoding FGGY-family carbohydrate kinase — MNVVAIFDIGKTNKKVFLFNENYKIVWEKSVNLEETTDEDGFPCEDIEVLKNWILDRLSEIKELKDYVLKAINFSTYGASFVYIDENGKVLTPLYNYLKDYPEELKTQFYEKYKGEKKFAVKTASPVLGSLNSGMQIYRLKEEKPEIFEKVKYCLHLPQFLSFLLTNEAYADITSIGCHTNMWNFKKMKYHRWLKEENISEKIPPIHFGKDVIMTRENLAIGVGLHDSSSAIIPYTINFTEPFVLLSTGTWSISLNPFNNKPLTFDESQNDCLCYMQYTEKPVKAARLFAGNEHEVQTKRLAEYFNVPVDAYKEVYFDKKIVANLRALNFQIIYPKKYNFDILKECPFQKRDLSNYKDYETAYHQLMLDLVEQQVFSTNLVIHNSPVKKIFVDGGFSKNSIYMNLLAEAFPDVEVYAASMAQASALGAALAIHQNWNPKPIQNDLIDLKFYKH; from the coding sequence ATGAATGTAGTTGCGATTTTTGATATTGGTAAAACAAACAAAAAAGTTTTTTTATTTAACGAAAATTATAAAATTGTCTGGGAAAAATCAGTTAATCTAGAGGAAACCACAGACGAAGATGGATTTCCGTGTGAAGATATCGAAGTACTTAAAAATTGGATTTTAGATCGATTATCTGAAATAAAAGAGCTTAAAGATTATGTTTTAAAAGCCATCAATTTTAGCACTTACGGCGCCAGTTTTGTTTACATTGACGAAAACGGAAAAGTTTTAACTCCTCTGTATAATTATCTAAAAGATTATCCAGAGGAATTAAAAACTCAATTCTACGAAAAATACAAAGGAGAAAAAAAGTTTGCTGTAAAAACAGCTTCTCCAGTTTTAGGCAGTTTAAATTCTGGAATGCAGATTTACCGCTTAAAAGAAGAAAAGCCCGAAATATTCGAAAAGGTAAAATACTGTCTGCATTTGCCGCAGTTTTTGAGTTTTCTTTTAACGAATGAAGCTTACGCGGATATTACAAGTATTGGCTGTCATACGAATATGTGGAATTTCAAAAAAATGAAATACCACAGATGGCTGAAAGAAGAGAATATTTCTGAGAAAATACCGCCAATACATTTTGGAAAAGATGTCATCATGACCCGCGAAAATCTAGCGATTGGAGTTGGTCTTCATGATAGTTCATCAGCCATTATTCCGTACACGATCAATTTTACAGAACCTTTTGTTTTATTATCAACAGGAACTTGGAGCATTTCTTTAAATCCTTTCAACAATAAACCTTTAACTTTTGACGAATCGCAAAACGATTGTCTTTGTTACATGCAATACACTGAAAAGCCAGTAAAAGCAGCGCGTTTATTTGCAGGAAATGAACATGAAGTGCAGACCAAACGTTTGGCAGAGTATTTTAATGTTCCAGTTGACGCTTATAAAGAAGTATATTTTGATAAGAAAATAGTAGCCAATTTAAGAGCGCTTAATTTCCAGATTATTTATCCTAAAAAATACAATTTTGATATTTTGAAAGAATGTCCTTTTCAAAAAAGAGATCTTTCAAACTATAAGGATTACGAAACAGCTTATCATCAATTAATGTTGGATTTGGTGGAACAACAGGTTTTTTCTACCAATTTGGTCATTCATAACAGTCCGGTAAAAAAGATTTTTGTAGATGGAGGTTTCAGTAAAAATTCCATTTACATGAATTTACTGGCAGAAGCTTTTCCAGATGTAGAAGTTTATGCGGCCTCAATGGCTCAAGCGAGTGCTTTGGGCGCGGCGTTGGCGATACATCAAAACTGGAATCCGAAACCAATTCAGAACGATTTAATTGACTTGAAATTCTATAAACATTAG
- a CDS encoding bifunctional aldolase/short-chain dehydrogenase: protein MSNTNTINTNFKHVSYLWDDAKAAELAGDEVALFIYRSNLLGADLRLTNYGGGNTSVKITDKDPLTGESSEVMWIKGSGGDIGTLTKSGCAALYLDRLRNLENVYRGIEFEDEMVELFNHCIFDLASKAPSIDTPLHGFLPFKHIDHLHPDAAIAIAAAKDGKKITEELFNGEIGWVGWQRPGFDLGLQLRACLEEAAQNGKQLRGIMLGSHGLFTWGDTAFESYINTLEVIEKCATYLEDNYGKKRPVFGGKKIDSLPEADRKLKAAKVAPILRGFCSSERQMIGHYTDDARVLEFINSNDLSKLAPLGTSCPDHFLRTKISPLVLELDPNEDLSDIDAIKAKLTPAFEAYRAMYKDYYNACKKSNSPAMRDPNPVVILYPGVGMFTFAKDKTMARLASEYYINAVNVMKGAEAVSEYTSLPHQEAFDIEYWLLEEAKLQRMPKPKALSGRVALITGSAGGIGKAIAKKFAQEGACVVINDINEERLEGATAEFIKAFGKDAVSSTLLNVTDEVSTEKALDEASLAFGGVDIVVNNAGISISKSIAEHTLEEWDRLYDILVKGQFIVSKAGIEVMRKQGFGGDIVNIVSKNAVVAGPNNPGYGSAKAAQAHLTRLMAAELGADKIRVNTVNPDAVISDSNIWSGGWAEGRAKAYGVTVEELPAYYAKRTLLNEIILPDDIANACYAFVGGLLGKSTGNALNVDGGVAMGFYR, encoded by the coding sequence ATGTCGAATACAAACACAATTAATACAAATTTTAAGCATGTAAGCTACCTTTGGGATGATGCTAAAGCCGCAGAATTGGCGGGAGATGAAGTAGCGCTTTTTATTTATCGTTCTAACTTGTTAGGAGCCGATTTAAGATTGACAAACTATGGAGGAGGAAATACTTCTGTAAAAATTACTGATAAAGATCCGTTAACTGGAGAATCTTCAGAAGTAATGTGGATTAAAGGTTCTGGCGGAGATATCGGAACATTGACAAAATCAGGTTGTGCAGCTTTATATTTAGACAGACTTCGTAATCTTGAAAACGTTTACAGAGGAATTGAATTTGAAGACGAAATGGTAGAATTATTCAACCACTGCATTTTCGATTTAGCTTCAAAAGCGCCTTCTATTGATACACCTTTACACGGTTTTCTTCCATTCAAACATATTGATCACTTGCATCCAGATGCGGCTATTGCTATCGCTGCTGCGAAAGATGGAAAGAAAATTACAGAAGAATTATTCAACGGAGAAATCGGTTGGGTAGGATGGCAGCGTCCAGGATTTGATCTTGGTCTTCAGTTAAGAGCTTGTTTAGAAGAAGCTGCTCAAAACGGAAAACAACTACGCGGAATCATGTTAGGTTCTCATGGTTTGTTTACTTGGGGAGATACTGCGTTTGAAAGTTATATTAATACGCTGGAAGTAATCGAGAAATGTGCGACTTACTTAGAAGATAATTACGGAAAAAAACGTCCTGTTTTTGGAGGAAAGAAAATTGACAGTCTTCCAGAAGCAGATCGTAAATTGAAAGCAGCTAAAGTAGCACCAATTTTAAGAGGTTTCTGTTCGTCAGAACGTCAAATGATTGGACATTATACTGATGATGCAAGAGTTTTGGAGTTCATTAATTCTAATGATCTTTCGAAATTAGCTCCATTAGGAACTTCTTGTCCAGATCACTTTTTGAGAACTAAAATCAGTCCTTTAGTTTTAGAATTAGATCCAAACGAAGATTTATCTGATATTGATGCTATTAAAGCAAAATTAACTCCTGCTTTTGAAGCATACCGTGCAATGTACAAAGACTATTACAATGCATGTAAAAAATCGAATTCACCAGCAATGCGTGATCCAAACCCGGTTGTGATTTTATATCCTGGAGTTGGGATGTTCACTTTTGCTAAAGATAAAACAATGGCGCGTTTAGCATCTGAATATTATATCAATGCTGTAAACGTAATGAAAGGAGCAGAAGCAGTTTCAGAATATACTTCTTTGCCTCACCAAGAAGCTTTTGATATTGAATATTGGTTATTGGAAGAAGCTAAATTACAGCGTATGCCAAAACCAAAAGCATTATCTGGAAGAGTAGCTCTTATTACAGGTTCTGCGGGCGGAATTGGTAAAGCTATCGCTAAAAAATTCGCTCAAGAAGGTGCTTGCGTGGTGATTAATGATATTAACGAAGAACGTTTAGAAGGTGCAACTGCTGAATTTATTAAAGCTTTTGGGAAAGATGCCGTTTCTAGCACTTTATTGAATGTAACTGACGAAGTAAGTACAGAAAAAGCATTAGACGAAGCTTCTTTAGCTTTTGGAGGTGTTGATATTGTAGTAAACAACGCTGGAATCAGTATTTCAAAATCTATCGCAGAACATACTTTAGAAGAGTGGGATAGATTATACGATATCTTGGTAAAAGGACAATTTATTGTTTCTAAAGCCGGAATCGAAGTAATGCGCAAGCAAGGTTTTGGAGGAGATATTGTAAATATCGTTTCTAAAAACGCAGTTGTTGCTGGTCCAAATAACCCAGGTTATGGTTCGGCAAAAGCGGCACAAGCGCACTTAACACGTTTAATGGCTGCAGAACTTGGAGCTGATAAAATTCGTGTAAATACAGTAAATCCTGACGCTGTAATTTCAGATTCAAACATTTGGTCTGGAGGATGGGCAGAAGGTCGTGCAAAAGCATACGGAGTTACAGTTGAAGAACTTCCGGCTTACTATGCAAAACGTACGTTATTAAATGAAATCATATTGCCTGATGATATCGCTAACGCTTGTTATGCTTTTGTTGGAGGTTTACTTGGTAAATCTACAGGAAATGCATTAAACGTGGACGGTGGCGTAGCAATGGGCTTTTATAGATAA